One genomic region from Leishmania braziliensis MHOM/BR/75/M2904 complete genome, chromosome 35 encodes:
- a CDS encoding putative 6-phosphogluconate dehydrogenase,decarboxylating: MSNDLGIIGLGVMGANLALNIAEKHFKVAVYNRTCSKTHDFLKEHEHETFASNLQGYETMKEFAASLKKPRRAFILVQAGAATDSTIEQLKVVFENGDIIIDTGNANFKDQSRRAAQLESQGLRFLGMGISGGEEGARKGPAFFPGGTPSVWEEVRPIVEAASAKAEDGRPCVTFNGKGGAGSCVKMYHNAGEYAILQIWGEAYSALQALGFNNDQVADVFESWKAGGFLKSYMLDISIAACRAKEPAGNYLSEKVKDCIGSKGTGLWSAQEALEVGVPAPSLNMAVISRQMTMCKDERAENFKAFPTFPCSVREQVKDKSPNAPEVKQLYHAVSLSIIASYAQMFQCLRELDKVHGFGLNLPATIATFRAGCILQGYLLIPMTKAFEENPNLPNLMDAFTKEMKEGLPAYRQIVAMLTASTAVSLPVMTASLAYINAMYTLILPYGQLVSLQRDVFGRHGYERVDKEGRESFTWPAMQ, from the coding sequence ATGTCGAACGACCTCGGCATTATCGGCCTCGGCGTCATGGGTGCGAACCTTGCCCTGAACATCGCCGAGAAGCATTTCAAGGTCGCCGTGTACAATCGCACCTGCAGCAAGACGCATGATTTCCTCAAGGAACATGAGCACGAAACATTTGCCTCCAACTTGCAGGGGTACGAGACGATGAAGGAGTTCGCCGCGTCCCTCAAGAAACCGCGCCGCGCGTTCATTCTCGTACAGGCTGGTGCAGCGACAGACTCCACGATCGAGCAGCTCAAGGTGGTGTTCGAGAATGGCGACATCATCATCGACACTGGTAATGCGAATTTCAAGGACCAGAGCaggcgcgcagcgcagctggagaGTCAGGGTCTCCGCTTTCTTGGCATGGGCATCTCCGGTGGTGAAGAGGGCGCGCGCAAAGGTCCGGCCTTCTTTCCTGGTGGGACCCCAAGCGTGTGGGAGGAGGTCCGCCCGATCGTGGAGGCAGCCTCGGCCAAGGCTGAGGATGGTCGCCCGTGTGTGACGTTTAACGGCAAGGGCGGCGCTGGTTCCTGCGTGAAGATGTATCACAACGCTGGCGAGTACGCTATTCTGCAGATCTGGGGCGAGGCGTACAGCGCTCTGCAGGCGCTTGGCTTCAACAACGATCAGGTCGCCGACGTGTTCGAGTCGTGGAAGGCAGGTGGCTTCCTGAAATCCTACATGCTCGACATCTCCATCGCCGCATGCCGCGCGAAGGAGCCGGCGGGCAACTACTTGtcagagaaggtgaaggaTTGCATTGGCTCCAAGGGTACCGGCCTGTGGTCCGCCCAGGAGGCCCTGGAGGTGGGCGTGCCGGCACCCTCTCTCAACATGGCCGTCATCTCGCGTCAGATGACAATGTGCAAGGATGAACGTGCCGAAAACTTCAAGGCGTTCCCTACATTCCCGTGCAGCGTGCGTGAGCAAGTCAAGGACAAGTCTCCCAATGCCCCCGAAGTGAAGCAGCTCTACCACGCCGTCAGCCTTTCCATCATCGCAAGCTACGCACAGATGTTCCAGTGCCTACGCGAGCTGGACAAGGTGCACGGCTTTGGCTTGAACCTGCCCGCCACCATTGCTACCTTCCGCGCGGGCTGCATTCTGCAGGGCTATCTGCTGATACCCATGACGAAGGCCTTCGAGGAGAATCCGAATCTTCCCAACCTTATGGACGCCTTCACCAAGGAGATGAAGGAGGGTCTTCCGGCCTATCGACAGATTGTTGCCATGCTCACAGCGAGCACGGCTGTATCGTTACCGGTGATGACTGCCTCCCTGGCGTACATCAACGCCATGTACACGCTGATTCTTCCGTACGGACAGCTGGTGTCCCTGCAGCGTGACGTCTTTGGCCGTCACGGCTACGAACGTGTTGACAAGGAGGGGCGTGAGTCGTTTACATGGCCCGCGATGCAGTAG